The proteins below come from a single Portunus trituberculatus isolate SZX2019 unplaced genomic scaffold, ASM1759143v1 PGA_scaffold_459__1_contigs__length_9814, whole genome shotgun sequence genomic window:
- the LOC123500651 gene encoding histone H3, whose translation MARTKQTARKSTGGKAPRKQLATKAARKSAPATGGVKKPHRYRPGTVALREIRRYQKSTELLIRKLPFQRLVREIAQDFKTDLRFQSSAVMALQEASEAYLVGLFEDTNLCAIHAKRVTIMPKDIQLARRIRGERA comes from the coding sequence ATGGCACGTACTAAGCAAACGGCCCGCAAGTCCACCGGTGGCAAGGCGCCCCGCAAGCAGCTTGCCACGAAGGCAGCTCGCAAATCTGCTCCTGCCACTGGAGGTGTCAAGAAGCCCCACCGTTACAGGCCAGGAACCGTGGCCCTCCGTGAGATCCGCCGTTATCAGAAGAGCACCGAACTGCTTATCAGGAAGCTGCCTTTCCAGCGCTTGGTGCGTGAAATTGCCCAGGATTTCAAGACTGACCTCCGCTTCCAGTCCTCCGCTGTCATGGCCCTCCAGGAAGCTTCCGAGGCTTATCTCGTGGGTCTCTTTGAAGACACTAACCTGTGCGCCATCCACGCCAAGCGTGTCACTATCATGCCCAAGGACATCCAGCTGGCTCGTCGAATCCGTGGCGAGCGTGCCTAA